In a genomic window of Nocardia fluminea:
- a CDS encoding acetyl-CoA C-acetyltransferase — MTNEAYIYEAIRTPRGKNKGGALHATKPIDLVVGLIDELRARHPGLDPAAISDIVLGVVGPVSDQGGDIARAAAMGAGLPDTVAGVQLNRFCSSGLESVNQAAARVRSGWDNLIIAGGVESMSRVPMGSDGGPMFNDVALVYDNFTVPQGIGADLIATIEGFTRTDCDEFAVRSQDRAEAAWAAGYFAKSVVPVKDMNGVTILDHDEHRRPGTTVESLGKLRPAFAAMGEQAGFDAVALQKYHWVEQIDHVHHGGNSSGIVDGAALVLVGNEQVGEDLGLTPRARITAAAITGSDPTIMLTGPTPATRKVLDIAGLTVDDIDLFELNEAFASVVLKWMKDLKLPDEKVNVNGGAIAMGHPLGATGAMILGTMVDELERREARRALVSLCIGGGMGIATIIERV, encoded by the coding sequence ATGACCAACGAGGCGTACATCTACGAGGCGATTCGCACGCCTCGCGGCAAGAACAAGGGCGGGGCACTGCACGCGACGAAGCCGATCGACCTGGTCGTCGGTCTGATCGACGAGCTGCGAGCGCGCCACCCCGGGCTCGACCCCGCCGCGATCAGCGACATCGTGCTCGGCGTGGTCGGCCCGGTCTCCGACCAGGGTGGCGACATCGCTCGAGCTGCGGCGATGGGTGCCGGGCTGCCGGACACGGTCGCCGGAGTGCAGCTCAACCGGTTCTGCTCGTCGGGGCTCGAGTCGGTCAACCAGGCCGCGGCGCGGGTGCGCTCGGGCTGGGACAACCTGATCATCGCCGGCGGTGTCGAATCGATGTCACGGGTGCCGATGGGATCCGACGGCGGGCCGATGTTCAACGACGTCGCCCTGGTCTACGACAACTTCACCGTGCCGCAGGGCATCGGCGCTGACCTGATCGCGACGATCGAGGGCTTCACGCGGACCGACTGCGACGAGTTCGCGGTGCGTTCGCAGGATCGCGCCGAGGCGGCGTGGGCGGCCGGCTACTTCGCGAAATCCGTTGTGCCGGTGAAGGATATGAACGGCGTGACGATCCTCGATCACGACGAGCATCGTCGCCCCGGCACCACGGTCGAGTCGCTCGGCAAGCTGCGTCCCGCGTTCGCCGCGATGGGCGAGCAGGCGGGGTTCGACGCGGTGGCGCTGCAGAAGTACCACTGGGTGGAGCAGATCGACCATGTGCACCACGGCGGTAATTCCTCGGGCATCGTCGACGGCGCCGCACTAGTGCTCGTCGGTAACGAGCAGGTCGGCGAGGACCTCGGCCTCACCCCGCGTGCCCGGATCACGGCCGCGGCGATCACCGGGTCGGACCCGACCATCATGCTGACCGGTCCTACCCCCGCCACCCGCAAGGTGCTCGATATCGCCGGGTTGACCGTCGATGACATCGACCTCTTCGAGCTCAACGAGGCCTTCGCCTCGGTCGTGCTGAAGTGGATGAAGGACCTGAAGCTGCCGGACGAGAAGGTCAACGTCAACGGTGGCGCGATCGCGATGGGGCACCCGCTGGGCGCCACCGGCGCGATGATCCTCGGCACCATGGTCGACGAGCTGGAGCGGCGAGAGGCCCGGCGTGCACTGGTGTCGCTGTGCATCGGCGGTGGTATGGGCATCGCGACCATCATCGAGCGGGTTTGA
- a CDS encoding 3-hydroxyacyl-CoA dehydrogenase NAD-binding domain-containing protein — protein MTDTIRWDHGADGIVILTMDDPGQSVNTMNAAFQASLGRAVDRLVAEKDTILGVVIASAKTSFFAGGDLRELIWTTPEHAADLTESTIVLNAHLRRLETFGRPVVAAINGLALGGGFEVALATHHRIAADVDGVVLGSPEVTFGLIPGAGGIVRTTRLLGIQGAIRDVLIQGQRYTAAKARELGLVDELVADADDLVPTAKEWILANPEAVQPWDAKGYRIPGGSPSDPAVAAQLSELPALLRKQGKGSPMPAPRAILAAAMEGAMVDFDTASRIETSYFVSVVTGQIAKNMTKAFFFDHNRIKAGGSRPEGVEKYAARKVGVLGAGMMGAAIAYVSAKAGIDVVLKDVSIENADKGKGYAAELEQKALARGTTTQEASDALLARITPTADPADFAGVDFVIEAVFESPELKHAVFGEIEDIVEADAVLGSNTSTLPITELAEGVRRQEDFIGIHFFSPVDKMPLVEIIRGAKTSDATLAKVFDFALQIKKTPIVVNDSRGFFTSRVIGTFLNEAVAAVGEGVEPATVEQAGAQAGYPAPPLQLADELTLTLPRKVREETRAAVEAAGGQWTAHSSEAVIDRMINEFDRRGRSTGSGFYEYVDGKRTRLWPGLRTAFGSGKQISLEDLRDRMLFAEALETIKCFDEGVLSSVADANIGSLFGIGFPAWTGGVIQFINQYEGGTRGFVARAHELAERYGDRFLPPQSLVEKANQGGIYE, from the coding sequence ATGACCGACACGATTCGCTGGGATCACGGCGCCGACGGCATCGTGATCCTGACGATGGACGACCCTGGCCAGTCAGTTAACACGATGAACGCCGCCTTCCAAGCGTCACTGGGCCGCGCCGTAGACCGTCTGGTAGCGGAGAAGGACACGATTCTCGGCGTGGTGATCGCCTCGGCGAAGACCTCGTTCTTCGCGGGCGGCGATTTGCGCGAGCTGATCTGGACGACGCCGGAACACGCCGCCGATCTCACCGAATCGACCATCGTGTTGAACGCGCACCTGCGCCGCCTCGAGACATTCGGCAGGCCGGTCGTCGCGGCGATCAACGGCCTCGCACTCGGCGGCGGGTTCGAGGTCGCGCTCGCGACACACCACCGCATCGCCGCGGACGTCGACGGCGTCGTGCTCGGATCTCCCGAGGTCACCTTCGGCTTGATTCCCGGCGCCGGCGGGATCGTTCGAACGACGCGGTTACTCGGAATCCAGGGTGCGATTCGCGACGTCCTGATTCAGGGACAGCGATACACCGCAGCCAAGGCCAGGGAACTCGGTCTCGTCGACGAACTGGTGGCCGACGCGGACGACCTGGTTCCCACAGCCAAAGAGTGGATCCTGGCCAACCCCGAGGCTGTGCAGCCGTGGGACGCCAAGGGCTATCGGATTCCTGGTGGCTCGCCGTCGGATCCCGCGGTCGCGGCCCAGCTTTCCGAGCTGCCCGCCCTGCTGCGCAAGCAGGGTAAGGGTTCGCCGATGCCGGCGCCGCGCGCGATCCTGGCCGCCGCGATGGAGGGCGCGATGGTGGACTTCGACACGGCGTCGCGCATCGAGACCAGCTACTTCGTCAGCGTCGTCACCGGTCAGATCGCCAAGAACATGACCAAGGCATTCTTCTTCGACCACAACAGAATCAAGGCCGGTGGCTCGCGGCCCGAGGGCGTCGAGAAGTACGCCGCACGCAAAGTCGGTGTGCTCGGTGCGGGGATGATGGGCGCCGCGATCGCCTACGTGAGCGCGAAGGCAGGTATCGACGTAGTCCTGAAGGACGTGTCGATCGAGAACGCGGACAAGGGAAAGGGTTACGCGGCCGAGCTCGAACAGAAGGCACTGGCGCGGGGCACGACAACGCAGGAGGCGTCGGACGCACTGCTCGCGCGGATTACACCGACTGCCGATCCCGCGGACTTCGCCGGTGTGGACTTCGTGATCGAGGCCGTATTCGAGAGCCCGGAACTCAAACACGCGGTGTTCGGCGAGATCGAGGACATCGTCGAGGCCGACGCGGTGCTCGGTTCCAACACCTCCACGCTGCCGATCACCGAACTCGCCGAGGGCGTGCGACGGCAGGAGGATTTCATCGGAATCCACTTCTTCTCACCGGTGGACAAGATGCCACTCGTGGAGATCATCCGCGGTGCGAAGACCTCGGACGCGACGCTCGCGAAGGTCTTCGACTTCGCGTTGCAGATCAAGAAGACACCAATCGTCGTCAACGACAGCCGCGGCTTCTTCACGTCGCGCGTGATCGGTACCTTCCTCAACGAGGCCGTGGCCGCTGTCGGCGAGGGCGTCGAGCCGGCGACGGTCGAACAAGCCGGTGCTCAGGCGGGCTATCCGGCGCCGCCGCTGCAGCTGGCGGACGAACTGACTCTGACGCTGCCGCGCAAGGTCCGGGAGGAGACGCGGGCCGCGGTCGAGGCCGCGGGCGGACAGTGGACCGCACACAGTTCAGAGGCAGTGATCGACCGCATGATCAATGAATTCGACCGCAGGGGCCGCTCCACGGGCTCCGGGTTCTACGAATACGTCGATGGGAAGCGCACTCGTCTGTGGCCGGGGTTGCGCACGGCATTCGGGAGCGGCAAGCAGATCTCGCTGGAGGATCTGCGCGATCGCATGTTGTTCGCCGAGGCGCTGGAGACTATCAAGTGCTTCGACGAGGGCGTGCTGAGCTCGGTGGCCGACGCCAACATCGGCTCTCTCTTCGGCATCGGCTTCCCGGCCTGGACCGGTGGTGTCATCCAGTTCATCAATCAATACGAGGGTGGTACCCGGGGTTTCGTGGCCCGGGCCCACGAGCTGGCCGAGCGCTACGGTGACCGTTTCCTGCCGCCACAGTCTCTCGTGGAGAAGGCGAACCAGGGCGGGATCTACGAGTAG
- a CDS encoding aldehyde dehydrogenase family protein — MKYTTSADRLVVVNPATGAEFGSAPIMSAEEVAELAARGRVAQRKWEALGFDGRAVVLRRMQSWLADHANELIDVVQQETGRIFEDTALEIGYPLAALGFWADHAGKYLRDKRIPATSPLLLGKRLRSRYLPHGLVGVIAPWNFPITIGFGDSIPALAAGNAVILKPSEITPLSIEIVRRGLLECGMPPDVFQVATGAGPTGAALVDVADMIMFTGSTATGRKIGVRAAERLIPCSLELGGKDPMIVLADANIERAVNLTVYGAMVNSGQVCLSTERVYVEAPVYDEFVAKIVEKVSALRQGAPVAPGAVDVGAIISPAQIDIIDSQVKDAVAKGATVLTGGEQLTGVPGRFYRPTVLVDVDHTMSCMIDETFGPLIPIMKVDSAEQAIALANDCRYGLAATIVTRDRAKGAALARKIEAGSVSVNDIVTHCFALDLPMGGVKTSGIGTRHSEDGIRKFCKKQAILVGRSFPNRDLHMYPTNPKVSPILLKSLQALYGTAGKLANLGPRALLASRKVPEPAEEH; from the coding sequence ATGAAGTACACAACGAGCGCGGATCGGCTGGTCGTCGTCAATCCCGCGACCGGAGCGGAATTCGGCAGCGCACCGATCATGAGCGCTGAGGAAGTCGCCGAGCTCGCCGCGCGCGGCCGCGTCGCACAGCGCAAGTGGGAAGCACTCGGTTTCGACGGGCGGGCCGTGGTTCTGCGTCGCATGCAGAGCTGGCTGGCCGACCACGCGAACGAGTTGATAGATGTGGTCCAGCAGGAGACCGGCCGCATCTTCGAGGACACTGCGCTCGAAATCGGGTATCCACTCGCCGCACTCGGTTTCTGGGCCGATCATGCCGGTAAGTACCTGCGGGACAAGCGTATTCCGGCGACATCGCCGCTGCTGCTCGGGAAGCGACTGCGGTCGCGGTACCTCCCGCACGGACTCGTCGGCGTGATCGCACCGTGGAACTTCCCGATCACGATCGGATTCGGCGATTCGATCCCCGCGCTGGCCGCGGGCAACGCGGTCATTCTCAAGCCGTCGGAAATCACTCCGCTCTCGATCGAGATCGTGCGCCGCGGGCTGCTCGAGTGCGGGATGCCGCCCGATGTCTTCCAGGTCGCCACGGGCGCTGGTCCGACCGGCGCGGCACTGGTCGATGTCGCCGACATGATCATGTTCACCGGCTCGACCGCCACCGGACGCAAGATCGGTGTGCGAGCGGCCGAGCGGCTCATCCCCTGCTCGCTGGAGCTCGGCGGCAAGGACCCGATGATCGTGCTCGCCGACGCGAATATCGAACGCGCGGTGAATCTTACGGTCTACGGCGCCATGGTCAACAGCGGTCAGGTCTGCCTGTCGACCGAGCGCGTCTACGTCGAGGCGCCGGTGTACGACGAGTTCGTCGCCAAGATCGTCGAGAAGGTCTCGGCGCTGCGCCAGGGTGCGCCGGTCGCTCCCGGGGCCGTCGATGTCGGGGCGATCATCTCCCCCGCGCAGATCGACATCATCGACTCGCAGGTCAAGGATGCGGTGGCCAAGGGCGCGACGGTACTCACCGGCGGCGAGCAGCTGACGGGTGTGCCCGGCCGGTTCTACCGGCCGACGGTGCTCGTCGATGTCGACCACACCATGAGCTGCATGATCGACGAGACATTCGGACCGCTGATCCCGATCATGAAGGTGGACAGTGCAGAACAAGCGATCGCCCTGGCCAATGACTGCCGCTACGGGCTCGCGGCGACCATCGTCACCAGAGACCGGGCGAAGGGCGCGGCGCTGGCACGCAAGATCGAAGCGGGCAGCGTGTCGGTCAACGACATCGTCACGCATTGTTTCGCCCTCGACCTGCCGATGGGCGGTGTGAAGACCTCGGGTATCGGCACCCGCCACAGCGAGGACGGCATCCGCAAGTTCTGCAAGAAGCAGGCAATCCTCGTCGGACGCTCGTTCCCGAACCGGGACCTCCACATGTACCCCACCAACCCGAAGGTCTCGCCGATACTGCTCAAGAGCCTCCAGGCGTTGTACGGCACCGCGGGCAAGCTCGCGAACCTCGGTCCGCGCGCACTCCTCGCCTCGCGCAAGGTACCCGAACCCGCTGAGGAACACTGA
- a CDS encoding AMP-binding protein: MTDRTFPEAFQQTAATYPDAVALRTPGDTVSYTWREYAEAVRRIAGGLAGLGVRRGDTVAAMLANRPEFNLQEAAASHLGATTFSIYNTSSVDQVRYLLEHSGAKVVITERQFAGKLEESGSPVEHILVIEDGDLDRLEPAPDFDFEATWRAVEPDDVLCLIYTSGTTGPPKGVEHTHRTMFANVETLLTVCPSGPGDRFLSFLPSAHIADRTLSQYIPITTGAQVTDLADFTQLAAALADTLPHGWAAVPRVWQKIKGGIETKLANDVTGVEQKLAYWAIGTGTRVAERRLSGTPVSTVLRVQYKLADALVLSKLRAALGLGELRWALTGGAATPPDVRTFLMGLGLPISEGWGMSEYAVLVSTTPDQVRYGSIGKFLPGVEGKLAEDGEVLMRGAGLMRGYRNDPEKTAEAIIDGWLHTGDIATLDAEGYLAIVDRKKDLIINAGGKNMSPANIEGAIVPNSPLIGTVVAIGDGAPYNVALIVLDPDAAAEFAEQNGLDADPAVLAKDERVRAVVQEAVDTGNARLSRVEQVKKFAIMPTYWEPGTEELTPTMKVKRKSVSVKYAAAIAALYSGDQE; this comes from the coding sequence GTGACCGATCGGACGTTTCCGGAGGCGTTCCAGCAGACCGCGGCAACCTATCCGGACGCCGTAGCCCTCCGCACGCCGGGCGACACGGTGAGCTACACCTGGCGCGAGTACGCCGAAGCGGTGCGCCGCATCGCGGGTGGATTGGCCGGGCTGGGTGTTCGGCGCGGCGACACCGTCGCCGCCATGTTGGCGAACCGTCCCGAGTTCAATCTCCAGGAAGCGGCGGCCTCGCACCTCGGCGCGACGACGTTCTCGATCTACAACACGAGCTCGGTGGACCAGGTCCGTTACCTGCTCGAGCACTCCGGTGCCAAGGTCGTGATCACCGAGCGCCAGTTCGCCGGCAAACTCGAGGAGTCGGGCAGCCCGGTCGAACACATCCTGGTGATCGAGGACGGCGACCTGGACCGGCTGGAGCCGGCGCCCGATTTCGACTTCGAGGCCACCTGGCGGGCCGTTGAGCCCGACGACGTGCTGTGCCTGATCTACACCTCCGGCACGACCGGCCCGCCGAAGGGCGTCGAACACACTCACCGCACCATGTTCGCCAACGTGGAGACGTTGCTGACCGTGTGCCCGTCCGGTCCCGGCGACCGTTTCCTGTCCTTCCTGCCATCAGCGCACATTGCCGACCGGACGCTGAGCCAGTACATCCCGATCACCACCGGCGCGCAGGTCACCGATCTGGCCGACTTCACCCAGCTGGCGGCGGCACTGGCCGATACGTTGCCGCACGGATGGGCGGCGGTACCGCGCGTCTGGCAGAAGATCAAAGGCGGCATCGAGACCAAGCTGGCCAACGATGTCACCGGGGTCGAGCAAAAGCTCGCGTACTGGGCGATCGGCACCGGTACCAGGGTTGCCGAGCGGCGGCTGTCCGGGACGCCGGTCAGCACGGTGCTCAGGGTGCAGTACAAGCTGGCCGACGCGCTGGTGCTGTCGAAGCTCCGTGCGGCCCTCGGCCTCGGCGAGTTGCGCTGGGCGCTCACCGGTGGCGCGGCCACCCCGCCGGACGTCCGTACGTTCCTGATGGGGCTCGGCCTGCCGATCAGCGAGGGGTGGGGCATGTCCGAGTACGCGGTCCTCGTCAGTACCACGCCCGACCAGGTCAGATACGGTTCGATCGGCAAGTTCCTGCCGGGTGTCGAGGGCAAGCTGGCCGAGGACGGCGAGGTGCTCATGCGCGGCGCCGGTCTGATGCGCGGCTACCGTAACGACCCGGAGAAGACCGCCGAGGCGATCATCGACGGCTGGTTGCACACCGGCGATATCGCGACCCTGGACGCCGAGGGCTACCTTGCGATCGTCGACCGCAAGAAGGATCTGATCATCAACGCGGGCGGCAAGAACATGTCGCCCGCCAACATCGAGGGCGCCATCGTGCCCAACTCACCACTGATCGGAACCGTCGTGGCAATCGGTGACGGCGCACCGTACAACGTCGCGTTGATCGTCCTCGACCCCGACGCGGCTGCCGAGTTCGCCGAACAGAACGGGCTCGACGCCGACCCGGCTGTCCTGGCCAAGGACGAGCGGGTGCGCGCAGTGGTGCAAGAGGCCGTCGACACCGGCAACGCCCGACTGTCGCGAGTCGAGCAGGTCAAGAAGTTCGCCATCATGCCCACCTACTGGGAGCCAGGTACCGAAGAATTGACCCCGACGATGAAGGTCAAGCGCAAGTCGGTTTCGGTGAAGTACGCGGCCGCGATCGCCGCGCTCTACTCGGGGGATCAGGAATGA
- a CDS encoding enoyl-CoA hydratase/isomerase family protein yields MDPVLYDVEDGIATITFNRPDKLNSLLPESFDLLAQYSSEAQRDDDVQAIIVTGAGERAFSVGGDLATVIPRATAGENIVVRDPAKRFFSDVFKPVVAAVHGACIAGGLEIMLGTDLRIVSETATFGLAEVRVGVVPAGGSHVRLPRQIPWAIAMQMLLTGEPIDARRAYEVGLVNEVVPAADVLARARKLATSIAQCGPVAVRTAKEIAVRAMALEPAFALEHALGERVFRTDDAREGPLAFTEKRPPNFTGR; encoded by the coding sequence ATGGATCCGGTCCTCTACGACGTCGAAGACGGCATCGCCACCATCACCTTCAACCGGCCGGACAAGCTCAACAGCCTCCTCCCCGAGTCCTTCGACCTGCTCGCGCAGTACTCCAGCGAGGCGCAGCGCGACGATGACGTACAGGCGATCATCGTCACGGGCGCCGGTGAGCGCGCCTTCAGCGTCGGTGGCGACCTCGCAACGGTCATCCCCCGCGCGACGGCCGGCGAGAACATCGTCGTCCGCGACCCGGCGAAACGCTTCTTCAGCGACGTGTTCAAACCGGTTGTCGCGGCCGTGCACGGCGCCTGTATCGCCGGCGGACTGGAGATCATGCTCGGCACCGATCTGCGGATCGTCAGCGAGACAGCGACCTTCGGCCTCGCCGAGGTCCGCGTCGGCGTGGTCCCCGCAGGCGGCAGCCACGTGCGGCTCCCCCGCCAGATCCCGTGGGCGATCGCGATGCAGATGCTGCTCACCGGCGAACCGATCGACGCCCGGCGCGCCTACGAGGTCGGGCTCGTCAACGAGGTCGTCCCCGCCGCCGACGTGCTCGCGCGTGCCCGCAAGCTCGCCACGTCGATCGCGCAATGCGGCCCGGTCGCGGTCCGCACCGCCAAGGAGATCGCCGTGCGGGCGATGGCCCTCGAACCGGCGTTCGCGCTGGAACACGCACTGGGTGAGCGGGTATTCCGCACCGACGACGCCCGAGAAGGGCCGCTCGCCTTCACCGAGAAGCGCCCCCCGAACTTCACCGGCCGCTGA
- a CDS encoding Zn-ribbon domain-containing OB-fold protein has translation MNATRNVRWELDFRVNLGATGTRFADGLRAGTLFGTRCDGCSRIAVPAVAYCERCFEPATEWVEISGEGIVESFTVVHIAPGGPPRPYVLGVLRLDGTDGLFVHYLGGISLGEDGSPPADFGPGARVRAVWAQDRTGSITDIAHFQVL, from the coding sequence ATGAATGCCACCCGCAACGTTCGCTGGGAGTTGGATTTCCGCGTCAACCTAGGCGCTACCGGCACCCGGTTCGCTGACGGACTTCGAGCCGGAACCCTGTTCGGGACGCGGTGCGACGGGTGTAGCCGCATCGCGGTCCCCGCGGTCGCGTACTGCGAACGGTGCTTCGAACCTGCCACCGAATGGGTGGAGATCTCCGGCGAGGGCATCGTGGAATCGTTCACGGTCGTGCACATCGCGCCGGGTGGACCGCCACGGCCCTACGTGCTCGGTGTCCTGCGCCTCGACGGTACCGACGGGCTGTTCGTCCACTACCTCGGCGGCATTTCCCTGGGCGAAGACGGCTCGCCGCCGGCGGATTTCGGGCCGGGTGCTCGAGTGCGAGCGGTATGGGCGCAGGACCGCACCGGCTCGATCACCGATATCGCACACTTCCAGGTGCTGTGA
- a CDS encoding thiolase family protein: MTTTAMIVGVGLTPGMWPRKQPRSVAELCRTAAWAALEHAGTDVSSIDAIVVGNIDGVEPTAVAGQALARALGLAGLPVFPVNTGGATGASLPQVAYQLVKGGQFESVLCLGPPTFDGVIDFQATLSDVFAAVEDELALGIGPLHIGAMYGSAYQQRYGVDDKDFASVVVKARANAQSNPYAHMRDPITVDEVLASPMIATPIRLAMACPVSSSAVALVVTSRERARELNNPLVAIRSIATNADAGRIASREDLTGFHGLALGAKRVFAQSGIKDPRTDFDVIEMFSPYAPWELMQYEALGLCGPGEAAALLASGATARDGEIPFNVSGSSICTNGGVAAELAPFAYATLQLMGQAAGYQVPDARRAAAHSMGSQWFMCQTLGVLEREENDR, from the coding sequence ATGACCACCACCGCAATGATCGTCGGCGTCGGACTGACGCCAGGAATGTGGCCGCGTAAGCAACCGCGCTCGGTCGCCGAACTCTGCCGTACGGCCGCGTGGGCGGCGCTCGAGCACGCCGGCACGGACGTCAGCTCGATCGACGCGATCGTCGTCGGCAACATCGACGGCGTCGAGCCGACCGCCGTCGCCGGGCAGGCCCTGGCCCGCGCGCTCGGACTCGCCGGGCTGCCGGTGTTCCCGGTCAACACCGGTGGCGCGACGGGTGCGTCGCTGCCGCAGGTCGCCTATCAGCTCGTCAAGGGCGGACAGTTCGAGAGCGTGCTGTGCCTCGGCCCGCCGACCTTCGACGGCGTCATCGACTTTCAGGCCACCCTGAGCGACGTGTTCGCCGCGGTCGAGGACGAGCTGGCGCTCGGCATCGGACCGCTGCACATCGGCGCGATGTACGGCTCGGCCTATCAGCAGCGCTACGGCGTCGACGACAAGGATTTCGCATCGGTCGTCGTGAAGGCCCGCGCGAACGCGCAGTCCAATCCGTATGCGCACATGCGTGATCCGATCACTGTCGACGAGGTGCTCGCCTCGCCGATGATCGCGACGCCGATCCGGCTGGCTATGGCCTGCCCGGTGTCGTCATCGGCCGTGGCGCTGGTCGTGACGAGCCGCGAACGTGCGCGTGAGCTGAACAATCCGCTGGTGGCGATCCGCTCGATCGCGACCAACGCCGATGCCGGCCGTATCGCCTCGCGCGAAGACCTGACCGGTTTTCACGGCCTCGCGCTCGGCGCCAAGCGAGTCTTCGCGCAGTCGGGAATCAAGGACCCGCGCACCGATTTCGACGTGATCGAGATGTTCTCGCCCTACGCGCCGTGGGAGTTGATGCAGTACGAGGCACTCGGCCTGTGCGGGCCGGGCGAAGCGGCGGCGCTGCTGGCCAGTGGCGCCACCGCACGCGACGGCGAGATCCCCTTCAACGTCTCGGGTAGCTCGATCTGCACGAACGGTGGCGTCGCCGCCGAGCTCGCACCGTTCGCCTACGCGACGCTGCAGCTGATGGGACAGGCTGCCGGATATCAGGTTCCAGACGCGCGCCGTGCGGCCGCGCATTCGATGGGATCGCAATGGTTCATGTGTCAGACGCTAGGCGTCCTGGAACGCGAGGAGAACGATCGATGA
- a CDS encoding beta-ketoacyl-[acyl-carrier-protein] synthase family protein, producing the protein MSVLVAASAQIGSAFPQRPDESLYHCVSAALRKAGLRKPDVDLSVVASRDLYDACSMSNGQTLPAAAGWLTGSVTRLETDISAAIVLADAVLSAGDAEIAVVSGVHLPQAHSAARSFDEQVSNLAAEPIYERAVGLSATSLLAMHAARLVTNGTTTQHELARIAARELGIDVEAVLSSAPVAWPLTDLMLPAETTGAVALVLATPERAQAMGMGRARIVAHGMAASGGLADGEWLEAPHAATERAARDAYRRAGIIEPSTEIDVAELTAASPAMHEPLRRALQLSDLADVRIGGSGGVRRSFGGVVNGALRLLGAIESLERDGGRRAVVHSTDTLTGPLGATTTVTVLERI; encoded by the coding sequence ATGTCGGTACTCGTAGCCGCTTCCGCTCAGATCGGATCGGCCTTTCCTCAACGCCCGGACGAGTCGCTCTACCACTGTGTGTCCGCAGCCCTGCGTAAAGCGGGGCTGCGCAAACCCGATGTCGACCTGTCGGTCGTGGCATCGCGTGACCTCTACGACGCGTGCTCGATGTCGAATGGGCAGACGCTGCCCGCGGCCGCCGGCTGGCTCACCGGCTCGGTCACACGGCTGGAGACAGACATCAGCGCCGCGATCGTGCTCGCCGATGCCGTTCTGTCCGCCGGTGACGCGGAAATCGCCGTCGTCTCCGGAGTGCATCTGCCCCAAGCGCATTCGGCGGCCAGGTCGTTCGACGAGCAGGTCAGCAATCTTGCCGCCGAGCCGATCTACGAACGGGCCGTTGGACTTTCAGCGACGTCGTTGCTCGCGATGCACGCCGCCCGGCTGGTCACCAACGGCACGACGACACAGCACGAACTGGCCAGGATCGCAGCGCGCGAGCTCGGTATCGACGTCGAGGCTGTGCTCAGCTCGGCCCCCGTCGCCTGGCCGCTGACCGATCTGATGCTGCCTGCCGAGACCACCGGCGCGGTCGCACTCGTGCTCGCGACGCCGGAGCGCGCACAGGCAATGGGGATGGGCCGCGCGCGGATCGTCGCGCACGGCATGGCCGCGAGTGGTGGACTGGCGGACGGCGAATGGCTCGAGGCGCCGCATGCCGCGACCGAGCGAGCCGCGCGAGATGCCTACCGGCGCGCCGGAATCATCGAGCCTTCCACCGAGATCGACGTCGCGGAGCTGACCGCGGCATCCCCCGCGATGCACGAGCCGTTGCGGCGTGCGCTGCAACTGAGCGACCTCGCCGACGTCCGCATCGGCGGGTCCGGCGGCGTACGCCGGAGTTTCGGCGGTGTCGTGAACGGCGCGCTGCGCCTGCTCGGCGCCATCGAATCGCTGGAGCGCGACGGCGGCCGCCGGGCGGTCGTGCACAGCACTGACACCCTCACCGGCCCGTTGGGCGCGACCACGACCGTGACTGTTCTGGAGCGGATATGA